From the genome of Longimicrobium sp.:
CGCGCGCTCGCGACGGACGGCGTCCGCGATGGCGTCGGCGACGGCGAGGAACGACTCGGCCTGCAGGATGTGGGGGAGCGAGGTGAGGAAGGCGGAGAAGGTGCGCTGCGCCGGGTCGGCGGGCACGGGGGCGGCGAACTGCTCGGCGAGCACCTTGTTGGGGCGCCTGGCCACGGGGACGGTGCGCACCAGCGAAAGGTCCGCCTCGGGCGCGGGGCCGGAGGCGGACCTGGATGGGGTCTGGTCGTGGGTCACGTGGAGAGCCGGGTGCGGGTCAGCGCGCGGGCTGGTAGCGTTCCAGGTGCATCGTGAGCGAGCCCACCACCGGCACGCGGCTGCGGATGAGGACCACCACGCGGCGCGCATCGTCGGTGAAGTGCACCTCCGCCTGCCCGCCCTCGCTGAAGAGGCCGCTGGTGCGGATGCTGGGGCGAACCACGATGGTGCGGAAGCGGCCGGCGGGGACCTCCACCGTCTCGCGGCGCACCACGCGCAGGATGACGGGGTTGCCGTCCTCCTTGAAGTAGTCGCGCAGCGTGTACGTCTTCCCCACTTCCAGCGGCACCGTGCGGACGTGGTACAGGAACGACAGGTCGTCCAGCGGCCGGTTCGTGGGGAGCGTGCCCGTGTCGCCGTTGTCGCGGCGCCAGGTGCGGCGCTCCGGGTTGAAGTCGTAGGTGCGGTCGCGGCGGTAGCGGACCTCCTGCAGCTTCTGGTGGAAGCGGCGCGAGAACCCACCCTCCGTGTCGATCCACGTCTCGTACAGGTCGTTCACGCGGGCGCCGAGGGCGCCGCCCTGCACCGTCATCCGCGCGTGGTAGGCGGGGCGGCCGTTGACGTTCTGCACGCCCAGCATCTCCAGCGAGCCGCGGCCCACGCGGACGCCGGCCAGCCTCACCTGGTACTCCGCCCGCTCGCCGGGTCCGTACGGCCGCTGCGGGGCGGACGCGGGCCCCGCCGCGGCGAGGATCGCCACGCCGAGCACGGCCATCGCCGCCCTGCCCATCCTGTTTATCGAAAAGAAGTGCATCCCTCTATCGTCGCTTTTATTCCGGCTTCGTGGTCCCGGCTTCGTTGGTTCCGCGCGGGCCCCGTCGCGCCGGGCGCGCACCCTCCGCGGGCGCCGCCCTGGCGGTTTCGGCCTCCACTGGCGCAGGTCCGCGCCGGGGGGTGCGGCGCGCCAGGTTCCACACCTCCACTACCGTACCCCAGGCGCGGAAGCGGGTGTCCCGCTCGCGCCGCGCATAGCGGAGCGATACCTCCGCCGCGTCCGCCCGGCGCACGTGCGGCGCGACGGCCGCCAGGAGCTCCACGTTGGCGGCGAGCCCGGGGCTCGAAAGGAGGGGCTTCCCCTCGCTTGCGGCCAGCGCCCGCTTGAGCACCGCCACGCGGTACGCGCGGAAGCCGGAGAGCGGGTCGCGGATCTCGCGCGGCAGCGCGCGCCCCGAGAGGAGCCAGGGGAGCCCGCGGCGGGCCCAGCGCTCGGCGCGCGGCAGCTCGCGGTCCGTTCCGGCCACCACCGTCCCCACCACGTCCGCGCCGCCCTCCACCTTGCGGACCAGCGCGGGGACGTCGTCCGGCGACTCGGTGAAGTCGCCCTGCAGCACCACCGCCACGTCGCGCTTGGGGTGCGTGGAGCGGGCCACGGCCTCGCGAAGGAGGCGCTCGACCG
Proteins encoded in this window:
- a CDS encoding DUF3108 domain-containing protein, whose product is MGRAAMAVLGVAILAAAGPASAPQRPYGPGERAEYQVRLAGVRVGRGSLEMLGVQNVNGRPAYHARMTVQGGALGARVNDLYETWIDTEGGFSRRFHQKLQEVRYRRDRTYDFNPERRTWRRDNGDTGTLPTNRPLDDLSFLYHVRTVPLEVGKTYTLRDYFKEDGNPVILRVVRRETVEVPAGRFRTIVVRPSIRTSGLFSEGGQAEVHFTDDARRVVVLIRSRVPVVGSLTMHLERYQPAR
- a CDS encoding glycosyltransferase family 2 protein, which translates into the protein MIYICIPALDEAPTVGVLLWKIRQVMAEFGRDFHLIVVDDGSTDHTQEVLEPYARVLPLTVLRNERTLGYPAAVERLLREAVARSTHPKRDVAVVLQGDFTESPDDVPALVRKVEGGADVVGTVVAGTDRELPRAERWARRGLPWLLSGRALPREIRDPLSGFRAYRVAVLKRALAASEGKPLLSSPGLAANVELLAAVAPHVRRADAAEVSLRYARRERDTRFRAWGTVVEVWNLARRTPRRGPAPVEAETARAAPAEGARPARRGPRGTNEAGTTKPE